In Sesamum indicum cultivar Zhongzhi No. 13 linkage group LG8, S_indicum_v1.0, whole genome shotgun sequence, the sequence CCATTGAGAACGAAGTTAATGCCTACTTTTAACTGCCAAGTCTGCATATACCATCTTTGAGTTAAACTATGTTATTGCCGTTATGGTTCACCTGAAAATTGCTAGTGTCAACAAGTGTATTGTTTATAGATTCATTGCAGAGACTCGTGATGTTTATGATGATTGTTTctttaatatacaaaatcaatttgttGAACAAGGCATGTGCCAAGTCTGTTGTTTTTAGATGCATCATAGGGGCATTAACCATTGACTTAGATGCTACAGATTTACCTGATATTGCTTAAGCATCTAGATAATATGGATTGGTGATATCTATAGGGATGAgtgtgtttttttgttgacTCTGACACATGAATTCCTCAAGTTTTTGGTctatttcattttgattttccgTGGCTTCTAATcgtaaaatttcatattttgaattcaaataaataatgaacttTTACCTGTCATTTCTCCAACCTGGTTTCCCTCACATATTCGGTTTTATGTTTGCTCTCTTTGCCCTTCTTCAATAAGTACACTAACTTTTGCACtgattaatgttttattttgtgtttagGTACCCCCAACGAGCGTTCCTGTCATTGTTCGAGAATATTGCAGAGATCAGTTGTGGTTGTAGAGATGTGCAATGCAATTCCTGCTAGATCAATTCTTGTCTATCCCCTTCTGGAATAAGGAATATTTCTCAACCCGAACTggttttttgattttttttacctGACCCCAACTCTGTGAAGAGTGCGAATATGCTGCCTCTCCCCGGTCAGTTCTTGGAATGTAGTAATATGTTGTCCTGTGGTATTTTCTCTTTGTGGATAGAAAAGCAGCTATGATTTTGGACCCACAATGCTTGTTCGTTTCTAGCTTGTTCAGTACAAATGGTTGGTCTCCTTGGGGAATTGTATAGTTCATGTGGGAAAACAGCATGTACGAGATACTAAGATGTGGCAGGCAGTAGACAAGAAAGATCACCAAATCAATAGTTTTAGATCATATTCGTTCACCACTTGATAAGATTGAGCTGGTTGTAGATATCTGTTTCACCCATTCGTAGTATAAATGcgaatattttgttttgtggtTTAGTGTTATTGATTATCAAACAATATTTAAGATATTTCATCGTGACTTAGTTATGGCTGCATATGCGtgtaaatttactaattttgaCTCCCAAATCAGGATTTCACCAAAGCCAACATAATCCCTCGAAAAGTTGTGTGTGCagaaaattttactaatgagCTATGGATAATTCAGACTAGGGGGGTCAACAGGTGAGATAAGATCTACTCAAGTTCATAGATTAATTCAAAGACTCATATCGAGgcacaataaatattattatactcgGGTTTAGACCCAAATTCACTAATAATATACAGATTAGATTAGGGTTGAATCTCTATCTATCAATAtccatacatataatatacattcaatttgaaccaaaaaaagatgtttatatttttttttaattttattgaattattatttttcaattgatcTAACAttcaaatgaacaaatataaaaaacttaagaCATCATAACATTATTTTGATTGATAATAATGTTTGCTTGAAAActtaaagtgataaaattgaattttaaagttttacaatattaaattagattgCTATTAAATATGTAGATTTAATAGTGTCATtagattattttgttattaataaaggataaattacaacgatctccttcaaaatttggcataatCACGAATACTTTCTtgttgtttcaaaaattgaaaacatcatgaaattatgtaatccttttATAGAGGTATGGTATTGTCAATTTTGTCCTTACTATatttctaaacaaaaataaaaatttgcaaaaaatttGGATGAGTGGAcggaaaaatttgaaaaattataaaaataaaaattatcaacttagtcctcaaaatatttttaagaaataaataaaattataatttttaatccacaaaaatattttgattagttcaccgcaaaaaatagataaagaTCTAATAAATACCAACAAAATAGGCTAATGATTCGACAATCATTGGAATCAAGTGggtaatgataattttttaaacaacaaaggagtatttataatcatgTCAAAcagatataattgaaatttaataattctagatttattgataaattgtgaacaaaatgaaagataaaaagaagtgaacttaatttaatttaaaatttatttaatattttttaacttactttgtcttaaataaaaatagcaaataTCGTCCAACAacattataaagaaaaaaaaaattgcgtCTAAGCCCCATTCAGACCCAAAAGAATTGAGTCCAAAACAATGGCATTGAATCTAGAAACCCATTGGGATTTGAGGAGTTGGGCAGGatctaaatattattttgatagaaTGAATCTTTTATAACCTCCCATTGACACCCCTAGTCCAGAATCTAATGGCTCAATTGCAGGTGTTCACAGATTTAAGCACACTTTACATGCCACGATTTAAGTTCAATCAATTCTGAACAAAAAGATGACCATCggccattttgattttattctgTATATGTGGTCTTATGCTACCAAACAACAAATCCTCGTTCTGCCTCTCTTCCCCTCTCTTTACAGGGAAGATCCACAAGCTAATTTGCAATGGTCAATCAAATTTCCAAATTTTCTTTGCTGTACCTATTCTGTTGTTCCTCAACATGGCCTTTCCCATACACAGGCGAGACAACCCCAAGAATCACAAAACCAGCCAAAACAACAACCAAAATACCCAACGAATTCACCAGCACCGCCTCCTTTGAGTAGCGCGAAATTATCTTATGTGTTTGAAGAAATGTGGCCTTCTCTAGAAAACCCGTGGCACAGGTGGCTATGGATAGAGCGTAGATATACAGGCCAGAAAATACGTGCCACGGCAACAAGCTAGCTCGACTGTTTCTTGATCCACCAGGATACCAAAATGTCGCAAATCCAAAAGCCCACTGCAGGGtaagttattaaaaatttgcaAGCTTAAAAATGGTAGAGCTCATGGGAGTTAGATAATTGCAAAGATGACAGTGCTCAATTCGGAGTGGAGGCAACAAAGTACTAAATCAGTTTACCTGAATTCCAAACAAGAAAAGGCAGAGTAAGCCCAGCCATGAGTGGAGGCTATAGAAATTATCAATGCCTCTGTCAACATGAAATTTCCATACAGCCCATAGTCCAATAATACTCAGAGNNNNNNNNNNCAACTTCTTAAAATTCTTCG encodes:
- the LOC105167494 gene encoding probable transmembrane ascorbate ferrireductase 2 (The sequence of the model RefSeq protein was modified relative to this genomic sequence to represent the inferred CDS: added 79 bases not found in genome assembly), whose product is MLAYKTVSGTKNFKKLVHLSLQSLAFSLSIIGLWAVWKFHVDRGIDNFYSLHSWLGLLCLFLFGIQWAFGFATFWYPGGSRNSRASLLPWHVFSGLYIYALSIATCATGFLEKATFLQTHKIISRYSKEAVLVNSLGILVVVLAGFVILGVVSPVYGKGHVEEQQNRYSKENLEI